From Alteribacter keqinensis:
CTTGCAGCATTTCTACGTCGTCAGGATCGACAACCTCCTCGTTAATCTGGATGTCCACCACTCGCTTTTCACCAGTTACTACAACTGTGACCATGCCCCCGCCTGCAGTTGCCTGTACTGTTTCTTCTTTTAACTGCTCCTGCGCTTTTGTCATTTCCTTTTGCATCTTTTGCATCTGCTTCATCATATTACCCATGTTTTTCATCTTTAGTTTCCTCGCTTTCGTATAGTTAAAATTCGTTTATTCTTTTACTTCCACCAGGTCTTCACCCATAAGCTTGATAGCTTCTCCTACGACCGGGTCTTCCTCTTCCTCGCCTTCGTCCCCACGCTGTTCTTTAACAAAGGTATCCTTTGTTTCTTCCCAGTGGATGGTAAGGATCGTAAGCACGGTAATTTGTTTACCTGTCACCGACGAAAGAACGTCTTCAACAATTGACCGGAACTTCGTATCAATCATATCGCGGTGCATTTCATTTTTAAAGGCCAGGACTACTTTATCGCCCGAACTTGCAACTGGCTTACAGTCACTCAGCCAGGCAGAGGCAGGTACACTTTTCCCTTTAACCTGTTCTGAAATTTGTCCCCACTTACTTGTGAGAGACTGGAGTTCTGCCTTGCTGGCACCGGAGAGCATTTCCCTTACCCTGCCCATCTGACTGCGGCTTTTGCCGGCTGAGGCAGCACGGCTTCTTGGTACCGGCTTCTTTTGAGGCTGGGCATCGGCCTGCTGCACCCCGTTTCCTGCGCCTCCACCCGGGCTTGCCTGGAGCTGCTTAATTGTCTTTTCCAGTTCATTAACTTTTGAGACAAGTTGCTTTACCGTATCGGAATCAGCCCCTCCGGTTTCAGCAGGTTTACTCTCGTGACAGGCCCGCACTGCAAAGAGCTCAAGGAAAACCTTCGGGTGATTGGACCACTTCATTTCCTGCTGGAAGTGGTTTAACAGGTCCATGACTTTATAGATCCATTCGGACGGCAGTTCTTTCGACAGCGAGATGAATGTTTCATCTGCTGTCACCCTCTCCATGGAGTCTTTTAAAGACGGAGCCGTCCTGTATAATAGAAGATCTCTGTAGAAATAGATCATATCTTCTATGAAGCGGTTTGGATCTTTTCCTTCTTTTACTACAGCATCAATTGACGTGAGGGCTTTGGCTACGTCCTGTTCTTTCAAAGCCTGGGCAATATCGAATAAGAGTTGCTGTGAAACGGCTCCGATAATTGACAGCACATCCTGAAGAGTAACTGCCGACTCAGAATAGGAGATAGCCTGGTCAAGAAGACTTAAGGCATCCCGCATACCACCTTCAGATGCCCTTGCAATCATTGCCAGCGCATCTTCCTCGACAGCGATATCCCCAGCCTGGACGATCTCCTTCATTCGATTAATCATGGAATCAGGGGAGATTCGTTTAAAGTCAAACCGCTGACACCGCGAAATGATCGTAAGGGGGATCTTATGGGGTTCAGTGGTAGCCAGTATAAAGATGACGTGCCTCGGTGGTTCTTCCAAGGTCTTCAGTAAAGCATTAAAAGCACCTGTCGACAGCATATGTACTTCATCAATAATGTACACTTTATACTTAACTGCACTCGGGGCAAATTTCACTTTATCCCTTATATCCCTTATTTCATCGACACCATTGTTACTTGCAGCATCAATTTCCATTACATCAACGATGGATCCATCTGATATTCCGCGGCAGGAAGTACATTGGTTACAAGGTTCCTCTACAGGTGCATGTTCACAATTTATTGCTTTTGAAATAATCTTAGCCGCACTCGTTTTACCGGTTCCACGAGGGCCGGTAAACAAATAGGCGTGGGAGAGCTTTTGTTGAACTAAAGCATTTTTTAATGTTGTCGTGATGTGCTCTTGTCCAACAACGTCCGACAGCACTCTTGGACGCCAGACGCGGTAAAGCGCTTGGTAACTCATGTTTCTCCCCCTTTAGGTCAATCCCTGAAGAGACTGAATGCATTCTGATAGTGTAAAAACACATTTGTTTGCTTCCTTCTTCTTTTACTCTCTTTATTATACCGGCTCATCTTCCCTTTTTCAAAACGATTCTTCCCGGAAGTTCATTTATTTCAATGGCTCTGTTCAGTCCGGATGAAAATCTTCGTGGCCTCGCGTCAGCACTGCAAGTGGCCGGAATCTTTTTACCCGCTCATAAAAAAGGACAGCCGCCTGTTATGCGACTGTCTTCTTCATTATGTATAAAGCCGTGCACCTTCCTTTGGGATTAACACCCCAGGCGTTACCTAAGCAGTTAGCTCGATCCAGGCGACTCCACGGCACACAGAAGGTACCGCTTAGTGCTGCTTCCTTCCGGACCTGACACGATTCACGGATTTCCGTTGCGTGGAACCCAGATGTCAACACCACTTACTTAGGTCAGACCCTACGATGCTAAAACCGGGGGAAGGAATTCGACCTCGCTATAGCGGATTGCGAGTACAGGGCACCGCTACCTCCCCGTCTAGCACGGCAAAGTTGATAACATATTTGGTTGCATCACTATCAGCGACGCAATTACTAGTATAATCGGTTTAGCCCTCAATTGCAATAGATAGGGTTTGTAAATATCTGTAATGTTTTCTGTCATTTATTCGTCTTCAGACTTTTCCTTTTTCGCTTCTCCTTCCTCAAGCTTTGCGATCTTCGCCATAATAATATGGGGAGGGGTATGCATGATATGCTCGATGGGCATATTTAATTTTTTTGACAGCACTTGGGCTGTTTCAAGTGAGAATTTGTTCGGCTGCACAAAACATCATCCTTTCTTTTCTTCCATAAATTCCGCCTTATTTCTTTTCTTACGTTCCCGAAGCTTCCGGAAAAACGAAGTAAGAAGGTTGGAACATGTTTCTTCCATTATACCTGAGGTTACGTAAGCCTGGTGGTTAAAGCGCGGCTCGTCTGTCAGGTTCATGAGCGTTCCGCAACAGCCTGCTTTAGGATCGGCCGCCCCATAGACTACTCTTTCAATTCGGGATTGCACAATCGCCCCTGCACACATTGGACATGGCTCCAGGGTTACATAGAGCGTGCAGTCAACAAGCCGCCAGCTTCCGACAGCCTCACACGCTCCCTGAATTGCTGTCATTTCAGCATGGGATGTGGCCAATTGTACCGATTCTCTCAAGTTATGACCTCTCCCAATTACCTTGTTATCTTTTACGATTACAGCTCCTATGGGTACTTCGCCTTTATCTTCCGCTTTTTCAGCTTCAGCTACAGCCTCTTTCATCCAGCGCTGATCCGGGTCATTATTCCGTATGTTCATTTTTTTATCCTCATTCTTTTACTTATTGCTTCGATTGTACTTGAATTCCCCCGACATCTCAACAGAGGGGCGGTTACATCCACGTCTGATTTTGTCTGAATTCCCCGGGAAATTTTGTTCATTTTTGAAAAATGCTGTTCTATCGGGAAATTTGCTTTGTTTGCTTTATACGAAAACAACGAAACAAAAAAGCGCGGGATCCGCGCTTTCTGATGGACTTCATTTATTTTGAGTAAAGAAAAGGCCTGCATAACCTGTCCATTCATTGTGTTTGAAATAGAACAGGCTATGCGGCCTCATATTTATCTTGCTGATTTAGGGTTGAAGGCATCCTTGATTCCTTCCCCGATGAAATTGATAGCGAGGATCGTAAAGGTTATCGCCAGTGCAGGTGGCACCCAGATCCACCAGAATGAACGGATAACATGAGGCTGTCTTGCTTCCTGCATCATATTTCCCCAGCTTGGTGTACCTGATGGAACACCGAACCCTAAGAAACTTAATCCTGTTTCAACAACAATCATTACAGCTAAGAGTAAAGTAGCCTGTACGATGATCGTTGTCATAACGTTAGGTAATAAATGCTTTCGAATAACCTTTAATGGTGAGCCTCCAATGGAGATTGCCGCCATTACGTATTCGTTTTCCTTCTCAGACATCGTCTTACTCCGCACAACCCGCGCTGCTCCAGTCCAGGATAATGCACTAATTACGATAATAAGCGCCCATATCCCTGCATCACGGAAGATCGATGCAAGTACGATAACAAAAACGAGGAATGGAAAGTTCATTACAAAGTCCGTAAAGCGCATGAGTACTGCATCAACCCATCCACCGTAGTATCCTGCAATGGACCCGATAAATGTTCCGATGATAACGACAGAAATCATACATACAAAACCAATCGTCAGTGATGTCCTTGCTCCATATAAGAGAAGGGATAGAATGTCACGACCGGAATTGTCTGTTCCCAGCAGATATCCGCCTCCAGGAGGCTGATTACGGTTCATTATATCGACCCGGTTAGGATCAAACGGTGCAATGAACGGTGCCAGATAAGCAAGAATCGTTACAAGAACAAGAAATGCAATACTGATCATTGCCAGCTTATTTCGAAACAGTTTGCGGCGAGCAATCGACCATGGGGATTGCTTTTTGGCCTTATTTTTCAATTCCTCTGCTTTTTGAGCATCTACAGTTGCTGCCATTTTTCCACCTCTATTCTACCCTTATCCTTGGATCTACTACACCGTACACGAGGTCAGCTATTAAGTTACCGATGAGCGTTGCAATCGATAGCATTAACGTAATCGCGAGTACGACAGAGGAGTCTCTGTTATCAATTGAACTGATTAGTAATTGTCCAATTCCAGGATAAGAAAACACTGTTTCGATAATGACGGCTCCGCCAATAATACTTGCAATGTCAAAACCAAATAACGTTACGATCGGAATCACGGAGTTTCGCAGAATATGTTTGTTATAAATGCGACTTTCGGGTGTTCCTTTCGCACGCGCTGTTCGAACATAATCTTTTTGAGCACTTTCGATAATATCATTACGTAAAAACTGAGTGTAACTGGCTGTAGTAAGACCACCAAGTACTAAAGCAGGCAGTGCAGCGTGCTTTAATTTACTCAGGTAATATTCCATTGTCCCAGGTTCCACTCCCGAGCTAATACTCCCAGTTGCAGGGAACCAGCCGAGTTGGAAAGAGAATAGAAAGATTGCAAAAATAGCAGCTACGAAACTTGGAATTGCCAACATCAAATAGTTTAAGCCTTGAATTCCGTAATCTCCGATAGTATAAGGGTTACGACCCGCATACCGTCCCATGAAAAAGGCCAGGATGTACGTAATAATCAATGAAAGAACCGAAAGCAGAATTGTGTTCGGCAGCCGCTGACCAATGACTTCCGTTACTGGCATCCGATGATTATAAGAACGGCCGAAATCCCACTGCAGGATATTTCCTGCCCATCTGGCATACTGCACATGCACAGGGTCATTCAGTCCAAGTCTTTCTCGCATCTCTTCTACGTATTCAGGTGACGAATTTGCTGGATCAATTTGCCCCGAGAGGGCATCCCCTGGCATGGCTAATGCCAGGGCAAATACTACAATGGAGATCATAACCATGATTGGAATCATGATGAGAATTCTGCGTAATGAGTAAAGTAACATGATCATTTCTCCTTGCTGAGGACTCGTTGAAGTACCCTCTTCGTGTTACAGGATTCTTAGTTCTCTCTGTACCATAGGTGCGGATCAGTAATCGCATCTCTGATGTCCGGTGTTACACCTTGAACTTCAGAGTTGATCGCGTAAATAGTGATTGGAGAGCTAAGTGGAACAAGCGGCAGCTCTTCGTTAACAAGCTGGTGCCACTCTTGGTATACTTCCGTACGGTAGTCGATATCTAACGCTTCCTCGCTCAACCCGCGGGCGATAAGCTCTTCAGAATCTTCGTTTACCCAACGTGGGAAGTTCCAGAAGTCGTTTTCTTTCCAAAGACCAGTTGGATCCGGATCAGCAGACAGACCCCATGCACCCATGAACAAGTCGATGTCTTCATCGTCTTCTTCAACTAAGTCATAGAAAAGGTTGAATTCAAAAAGTTGACCATTTTGTAACTGTGCGTTAATTCCTGCATCCTGCAGGTTTTGAACGATATACTGGGCACGTGGCTCAGAAATATCAGTACCGCTCATTGCCATGAAGTTTACAGAGAACTCTTCTCCGTCCGGAGTTTCAACAAATCCGTCACCGTTTGTATCTTCATATCCAGCTTCAGCAAGAAGCTCCATTGCACGTTCAGGATCGTACTCATACTGATTAAGAGTAGACTCATCCGGGTAAGCCCAGCTGATTACAGATTCAGGTGCGTTGATTACAGTACCGTAACCTTCGCTGAATGAATCGATGATTCCTTGACGGTCAATTGCATGTGCAACTGCCTGACGTACACGTACATCTTCAAACTTAGGGTTGTCCATGACGTTTTTCTCGCCATCCCAGTGACCTAATTTAAAGCCGATATAGCTGTAAGAAAGTGCTTCTACTTCTTCAAGGTATACATTGTCGTTACCTTCAAGCTGAATCGCCTGGCTAGGTGGTAAGTCAATGATGTCAACTTCGCCCTGTGCAAGAAGTTCACCGGCCATTGCGCCGTCAATTACTTTGTAAACAACGCCATCAAGGTTAGGTGCACCTCTCCAGTAGTCTTCAAATGCTTCAAATTCTACCTGCTCACCAGGTACGATGTTTGTTACTTTGTAAGCTCCAAGACCAACAGGGTTACGACGAACCTCGTCAGACTCTTCCATCTCAGCTACTTCAAGGTGCTCGAGGTGAGCTTTTGGCATTGGGTATGTCCAAAGGTTGCTGATTGTGTTTGGGGCAGCCTCTGTAACTGTTAATTCAATTGTATAGTCATCAACAAGGTTGATACCGGAAATTTCGTCGGCGTCACCGTCCTTCATTTCCTGTGCGCCTTCAATCATTTCAACGTTTGAAAAACGTACACCTGGGTAATCCGGGTGAGCAATGACTTCCCACGCGAATTTAAAGTCTTCCCCAGTTAGTTCTTCACCGTTGTGCCACATTACGCCTTCTTCAAGTTCGAACGTGATAACAGTACCGTCATCAGAAATGTCAAACTGAGCAAGGTGTGGTTCCGGCATTAAATCATCACCTGTTTTTACAAGTGCATCACCGCTAAAGATTTTTAGTGCAAGGCTGTCATCCTGACCGCCATAAAATGACCAGTCAAATGTTCCTGCAAATGGTTGTGTGTAACCGTATGTTACAGTTCCACCTTGTGGTGCATCTTCTTGTGCAGTGTCGTCTCCGCCTTCTTCATCGGCATCAGCGTCTGCATCAGTGTCTTCTTCTCCGCCTTCTACTTCTTCGTCTGCGTCAGTATCTGCAGGCTCGTCTCCGTCGCCGCCGCAGGCTACAACGAAAATCGAGATTGAAAGAAGCATCGCTAAGAGTAGCAATAATGATTTTCTCATCCTGATAAATCCCCCTTAATAAATGTGTTTGATCCAGTCAAAAAACGGTTAATCGTAAAGTAAGCACGAAACGCGGTGCTCCCGATTCACCTCCTTCAACTGAGGTTTTCTTTCGCTGCACTGAGGCATGGCTTCCGGACAGCGTGGATGAAACGCACAGCCAACAGGTGGATTCTGAGGGCTCGGTACGTCACCTTTTAAAATGATACGGGCACTCTTATTACGCGGATCAGGCATAGGAATCGCAGAGATCAGCGCTTTTGTATATGGGTGTTTCGGGTTCGCGTAAAGGTCGTCAGCATCAGCAACTTCAACAAGGTTACCGAGATACATAACGCCGATACGATCACTCATATGTTTAACAACACTCAGGTCATGAGCGATAAACAGCAAAGTCAGGTTAAACTCTTTTTGAAGACTCTTAAGCAGGTTCAGCACCTGTGACTGTACAGATACATCAAGGGCAGATACAGGCTCGTCCGCCACAATCAGCTTCGGCTTCAGTGCAAGGGCACGGGCAATCCCGATACGCTGGCGCTGCCCTCCGGAAAATTCATGAGGATATTTAAAGTAGGCATCTTCAGGAAGCCCTACTTTAGTAAGCAGGTCCATAACTTCATCCCTGACTGCTTTTTCCGACACTCTGCGGTAGTTAAGGATCGGTTCGGATACGATGCTCCCTACCATCATTTTCGGGTTCAGCGATGCGTACGGATCCTGGAAGACCATCTGAATATCTTTACGCATGTTGCGAAGACGCGATCCGTAAATGCTTGTGATGTCTTCTCCTTCGAAAAAGATCTTACCGCTTGTCGGTTTAAACAAACGAGTGATCGTTCGGCCGGCAGTGGATTTCCCGCACCCCGACTCCCCAACCAGACCGAATGTTTCTCCGCGCTTAAGCTCAAACGAAATATTATCTACGGCTTTAACATCACCAATCTTTTTTCTGAAAAAGCCGCCCAGTACAGGGTAATATTTTTTTAATTCTTTAATTTCCAGCAAATGTTCTGACTTTTGTGATTGTGTCATGCTCGCACCTCCGCTTTTTTGCCAGGCTGACTTGTTTCGTAAAGGAGACAGCGAACGGCGTGGCCTTTATTCGTTTCACCCAGCTGCGGATCAATTTGTTTACACTCAGGCATCGCCTCCGGGCAACGATCCACAAAACGGCAGCCTTGCTTCGGCATGTTCTTTAATGATGGAACAATACCTTTAATTGTATAAAGCTCCTCTTCCTTCTCATCCAGCTTTGGAATAGAGCCGAGAAGCGCTTTCGTATATGGATGCTTAGGATCATGGAAAATACGGTCCACATCGGACTGCTCAACAACTTGTCCTGCGTACATGACGACAACCTTGTCTGCCATCTCAGCTACAACACCAAGGTCATGAGTAATGAGCATAACGGCCATACCTTTATCATTCTGAATTTTCTTAATTAATTCGAGAATCTGAGCCTGAACCGTTACATCAAGTGCTGTTGTAGGTTCATCAGCAATTAGAAGTGCAGGTTCACAAGCGATAGCCATGGCGATCATAACCCGTTGACGCATGCCCCCTGAAAGCTGGTGCGGATACTCGTGCACAATCTGCTCAGACCTTGAGATACCAACGTCTTTTAAAAGCTGAATACTTTTTTTCCGTACTTGCTCTTTTGAAGCATCTGTATGGTTCAGTAAAACTTCATCAAGCTGGAATCCGATTGTCAGTACGGGGTTAAGCGCCGTCATAGGTTCCTGGAAAATCATACTGATATCCTTACCCCTGACGCTGTTCATTTCACTTTCAGTTAAGTCTGCAAGATCCTTCCCTTTAAAAAGAATCTGCCCCTTATCTATTGATCCATTATGCTTAGGAAGTAATTGCATAATTGAAAGAGACATTACACTCTTTCCACAACCCGACTCCCCAACGACACAAACAACTTCCTTCGACCCTACATTGAAGGATACGCCTTTAACAGCGTGATATTGTTCTCCGTCAATGTTAAATCCAGTGTGCAAGTCGTTTATCTCTAGAAGCGCATTCTGCTTGCTCATAGGATAATCAAACCCTTCAATATTTTCTGAAAATAATAAAAAATCTAGTTATTTAAAATAGTATTATAGTTTCATAACATAGTCAATGTTTTATTTCTTTTTCAATCCCCTAACAATTTCGTAACAATTACCTCAATTATTGTAATTGTCAGATAAATAAGAGCAAAGAATATTCAAGCAGGAAACCTCTCACCTGGCAATTCGACGGTATGACCATCTTAAGTAATCAATATTTTTACATAATTTAGAAGCGAACAAAAAATTATATCAAGATAATTAAAGGCGCTTTCTTACTAGACTATGTAAATACCACTTCTATCGATTTGGATGAGAAAGTCGTAGAATAATCACCGTTTATATCGATACCAGTGAACAGGAAGTCCTATTTCCAGCCTCCTCTCAAATTACCAGGATCCTCATTTGTTCTCATTGCACTTTTATGCATGAGAAATGAGTTAGGAAATCTGAATGAATGAAAACATGACCTTTTTACAGTTCACGGAACATTATACACTGATTACTCCATATATGCATGGATATATTTAAATTTTTTTACAACTCTGTTTGTTTTTTAGTAAAAACACTACTAAATTCCTATCTAATATTACAAAATTAAACAAATTTCCGCCTACTTTATTATAGAAATTGTGTATTTAACTCTTTTATCCTTTAAAGTGTCATACATAAAAATGCACTGATATTCAAAAGAAAAAGCCACCTTTGAAAAGGCAGCTTTCTCATATTATTGGTTACTTTTAGGGTCAAAAGCATCTCGTAAGCCGTCACCGATAAAGTTAATGGCAAGTACAGTAAGTAAGATTGCCAGACCCGGCGGGACCCACGTTTCCCAGTTATTTTCAAGAATTCGAAGACTATTGGCTTCTGTAATCATGTTCCCCCATGTCGGAGTCGGCTGCGGAATACCAAAGCCGATAAAGCTGAGGCCTGATTCAAGAATAATCATTGTAGCCATCATTAATGTAGCATTAACGATGATCGGACCGACTGCGTTTGGAAGGAAGTGCTTAAAAATAATTCTGAAATCCGAAGCTCCAATCGAACGGGCTCCGAGAACATACTCTTTTTCCCTGAGGGAAAGGAAGGTTGCTCTTATAATCCTTGTCAGGTTCGGCCAGGATGTCACCGCGATAATGGTTATAAACAGTGTAATGGTAACCGACTGTACAATCGCAATAATTGTCAGAATCAACAGAAGGAACGGGAGGATCAGCATAAGATCCGTCGCTCTCATGATGATGCCGTCAACCCATTTTCCATAATAGCCGGCAAGGGAGCCTAATAAGACACCGATAACGACAGTGAACAGCATGGCGAAGAATCCTATTGTTAAAGAAATTCTTGCCCCGTATACAAGTCTCGAGAAGTTATCCCGTCCAGAACTGTCTGTTCCAAGCCAGTGCTCTGAAGACGCTTTTGCTTCAATATTGTAATAGTTGTGTGCCGTTGGACTATGAGGCGCTATCACATCTGCGAAAATAGCCACAAGGATGAAGAATGATAATACAACCAGCCCGGCAATGGCAAGCTTATTCCTGAGAAACCTCCGCATCGCCAGTTGAAAAGGGCTTAAGCTTTTCTCTGCTTCTGTTTTAGCGGGAGGAACTGCAGTTCCTACTTGTTGATTAGAATGTGTTTCCATCAGCTTTCACCTCAATCGTAGCGAATACGCGGATCGACGACAGCATAGAAGATATCCGCTAAAAGATTTCCAAGTAATATTGTTACTGCAAGAATCAGATTAATAGCCATAATTACCGGATAGTCACGGTTACTAATGGAGTTCAGGAATAACGTTCCAATTCCCGGGTAGTTAAATACCGCTTCAGTAATAACTGCTCCACTTAACAAGAACCCAAACTCAAAACCTAATAATGTAATGATCGGGATAAGGGCATTTCGAAGCGTATGCTTATACAACACAGAATTCTTAGTAAGTCCTTTAGCATGTGCGGTTCGAATGAAGTCACTACCTTTGATTTCTAGAATTTCAGTACGCATATACCTCATGTACACAGCGGTACTGGCCAGGCCTAATGTAAATCCAGGTAACACCAGGTGTCTGAGTTTATCTACAAATAGTTCGAACCCGCTTAACCCCACGGCTGAGGTGGTTCCTTGGGCAGGAAACCAGCCAAACTGGAAGGATAACAGCCAAATGGCGAGCAATCCGGCAAAAAAGTTCGGTGTGGCCAGACCTAAAAAGGCAAAGGTCGTAGCTCCATAATCAAACAGTGAATATTTTCTCGTTGCGGAATAAATTCCGATTGGTATGGCAACTGCCAATGTAATAACGAGAGAAAAGAGTGCTAAATAAACCGTGTTCATAATCCTTGACTGAATCAAATCAATAACCGGCCTGTTGGCGTATTGCATGGATGTTCCAAGATCACCCTGGGCAACTGATGAAAGCCAGTTCCAATACTGAATATGTATCGGGTCGTTAAGACCAAGTGCCTCTCTTCTTTGCTCCAATACCTCGTGAGGGATATTAGGATCGAGCATTTCACCTGACAACACATCTCCCGGTGCTGCTTTAGCCAGTCCAAATACGAGAACCGTCACAA
This genomic window contains:
- a CDS encoding ABC transporter permease, which codes for MHKYIIRRTLQFIPMLFLVTVLVFGLAKAAPGDVLSGEMLDPNIPHEVLEQRREALGLNDPIHIQYWNWLSSVAQGDLGTSMQYANRPVIDLIQSRIMNTVYLALFSLVITLAVAIPIGIYSATRKYSLFDYGATTFAFLGLATPNFFAGLLAIWLLSFQFGWFPAQGTTSAVGLSGFELFVDKLRHLVLPGFTLGLASTAVYMRYMRTEILEIKGSDFIRTAHAKGLTKNSVLYKHTLRNALIPIITLLGFEFGFLLSGAVITEAVFNYPGIGTLFLNSISNRDYPVIMAINLILAVTILLGNLLADIFYAVVDPRIRYD